Proteins co-encoded in one Cervus canadensis isolate Bull #8, Minnesota chromosome 15, ASM1932006v1, whole genome shotgun sequence genomic window:
- the LOC122453866 gene encoding ubiquitin-conjugating enzyme E2 D3 — MALKRINKELSDLARDPPAQCSAGPVGDDMFHWQATIMGPNDSPYQGGVFFLTIHFPTDYPFKPPKVAFTTRIYHPNINSNGSICLDILRSQWSPALTISKVLLSICSLLCDPNPDDPLVPEIARIYKTDRDKYNRISREWTQKYAM, encoded by the coding sequence ATGGCGCTGAAACGGATTAATAAGGAACTTAGTGATTTGGCCCGTGACCCTCCAGCACAATGTTCTGCAGGTCCAGTTGGGGATGATATGTTTCATTGGCAAGCCACAATTATGGGACCTAATGACAGCCCATATCAAGGCGGTGTATTCTTTTTGACAATTCATTTTCCTACAGACTACCCCTTCAAACCACCTAAGGTTGCATTTACAACAAGAATTtatcatccaaatattaacagtAATGGCAGCATTTGTCTCGATATTCTAAGATCACAGTGGTCTCCTGCTTTAACTATTTCTAAAGTTCTTTTATCCATTTGTTCACTGCTATGTGATCCAAACCCAGATGACCCCCTAGTGCCAGAGATTGCACGGATCTATAAAACAGACAGAGATAAGTACAACAGAATATCTCGGGAATGGACTCAGAAGTATGCCATGTGA